The genomic window TATATAATTGAGCTTTGTCAGATGATACATACCTCTCATAGGCTCTGATACATTTACACCAGATAAGGTTAGAAAACAGATATATAATTGAGCTTTGTCAGATGATACATACCTCTCATAGGCTCTGATACATTTACACCAGATAAGGTTTGAAAACAGATATATAATTGAGCTTTGTCAGATGATACATACCTCTCATAGGCTCTGATACATTTACACCAGATAAGGTTAGAAAACAGATATATAATTGAGCTTTGTCAGATGATACATACCTCTCATAGGCTCTGGTACATTTACACCAGATAAGGCTTGAAAACAGATATATAATTGAGCTTTATCAGACAGAAATCAACCTTATCAAGtgactgtatacatgtataagacttAGACaaatttttgtctgttttgtatgGTTCTTGTAAAAACTTAATAACATTTTCAACCCCGAAAAAGCTTTTCATTTGCATAAGGTTGATTTTTTTTCCCCGAAGAAGGGTTTGAAAAGCGTTGGTTGTGCACACATTTTTATAATGAAACGCTTCAACGCTTATACTTGGGTCAACTTTTTTTCGCcctaatgaatttacaaaaagaggcattcaattcttaattgaaaTTTGAACATGGATATAGTGGCATgtaatgttaaaatttcaaaacaatcttGTCAGAAAAAACTTTTTATCACGTTATTAGCTTTTTGTTGTTCATGAATTGACTGTATTATAGAAcacatcttttatatatttacctttttgatgggtgacaataaagattactGGTAATTATAATAATGAATATTCAGGGTTAGTTGCTTCAATGACAATGAAATCAGATCTTTTTTTATAccttttgttttttgtataataATGAATCTAATAACAATTGGTCATTTGTAATAAAAGAAATACAATCatgaagtttgacttttaatataaaattattttatgtactgttaattcagaaattattgccagcAACTGAGAGATGATTGCTATAATAAGAACATGTGTTTTGGTATTAGgtacatatatctgtatgcagaCTTTCCagaaattgcaataattaatctcGCATATTTGTCAATTTGAAATAATTATTGCACACAATATTTTCTAACTTTACAGTAATTATTGGAGGACAAcatttcaaatggtaaaatagcaacaaaaaatatatattgaaataaaaaatccaaCCATAGAATAAATTCTGTTTTTGTGTTATTGGGATGCTTATTAAGCAACATATCAGATGGCTGAAGAGATAGATTATCCATATCTTGTAAACAGATACCTGATAGTTTCTGTGAAATGTCTCTTGTCTTTGAGATCCTTTGTATTGTCATGTCTGGAAAACCTATGAGTGCCAATCAAGCCACATCTGGTTCAGAGActgattaaaaaaacattttttatcacataaattTCTTGTTAATTAAACATACCGGTATATGTAATAGGATATAAACTATATTTGTTATACTCTATTCTGTCTAAGTCTGCTATGGTTGTCAGACATGGTTAACGGTGGTCTCATGAAAGCTTGTTTAGTTGAGTGCTGAaagtcatggttttttttttaaccctggACAGGTCAAACCATAGACCAGATAATTTTTTGCTGAATTTCCGCTAAGCACTTgacattaaggatgtacttaggtgaggttttgaaatgtgtgtcaaatgttcggactccttggtgtttttccatacaatacaatgtaaaatattttgccccataacacccatttattttttcatataagactaaatagctcatgaaaggtcatttaccaaaattttagaagattcttaattttttttcttttgttttgagacccaaagaataccaatgcaaatataaggtaaaagtccgaatcagccttttcccgccatattttaaatctcaaatatctccaAAAGGaagtccatgacctatcaatatttttagcttatctttatccttaattgatgctctaccagcttatagtatcctttttaatttcttcattttttcttaacctcacctaagtacatccttaagatatCATAGCAAACACTAGTTGTTTTGGAGGTACAAATAGTTTGTCCAGGTTTCTAAGGACTGTTGCATTGTGAACTAGTACATTAAAAACAGGGTTAGTATTATATTGAAGTAACATCTCATTTCATAGGTCAGTGATCAAGGTATAGTTTTTGTTTGAAagttcatatctcagatactttaagcaatagatTAGCTATATTTATTGATTGTCTACTAATATATACtaaatgcaataggtcaactatatttggtgaatagaAATATATGACCATATGCATGAAAGTCTTGAcagattttatttgtctttgaccTCATTGCTTTCCTGTTCAGTttttgtgttgtctgtttttcttaaactataagcaataggtcagctatatttggtgtaccaaatgattgtaaggtgtacatgttccAACTGGTAGGTgctatctgaccttgacctcattttcatatttcagtggttaaaagttaagtttttttgccccatttatgggcattacattttctggtctgtgggtccattCGTTCGtctatcccgcttcaggttaaagtttttggtcgaggtagtttttgatgaagttgaagtccaatcaacttgaaactcagtacacatgttatatataatataatcctcataattttaatgccaaattagagattttgccccattttcacggtccactgaaaatagaaaatgatagtgcgaatgggcctccgtgtactggggacacatttttGGTCTTATTTTCTGATACTATTTGCAATAGGTCAACCATATTTAGCGGATAGAAATATTTGATGATGTACATGTTAGtctggcaggttttatttgacctttaacTCATTTTCCCAGTTCATTGCTCAGAGTGAAGTTTTTGTGTTTAGGTCTGTTTTTCTTGAAACTTTAAGCAATAAGTGAACTATatttgattgtaaggtgtatatgtctgtctggcaggtatcatctgaccttgacctcatattacacttcatggttcattggtcaatgttaaattttcatggttaagtttgtttcttagaaactataagtataagatcaactatattttgtgtatagaATGGTTGTAAAGTATGCATATATTTCCTGTTTTGTTTATCTGTCCTTGGATCATGTtatgtttatgtgatacttgtatggtcaggagcctgtaaattagtggttgtcgtttgtttatgagtttaatacattttttttttcattcatttttgtcgagcctgcaacttttgttgcagaaagcttgacatagggatagtgatccggcggcggccgttttagctaacttcttaaaggCTTTAttttttagaaggtgaaagacctgggtgcttcatactttgtatatagatgcctcatgttacgaagtttccgtcagtcacatgtccaatgtctttgacctaattttcatggttcagtgaccacttgaaaaaaagttaagatttttcgtaatgttgaattctctcttattataagtaataggataactatatttggtatgtgcgtaccttgcaaggtcctcatgcccgtcagacagttttcacttgacctcgacctcatttcatggatcagtgaacaaggttaagttttggtggtcaagtccatatctcagatactataagcaataggtctagtatattcggtgtatggaaggactgtaaggtgtacatgtccaactggcaggtgtcatctgaccttgacctcattttcatggttccatggttatagttaagtttttgtgttttggtctgtttttctcatactttatgcaataggtctactatatttgttgtatggaacgattgtaaggtgtacatgtctagcgggcagatgtcatctgaccttgacctcattttcatggttcagtggtcaaagttaagtttttgtctttttatctaaaactatatttggtgtatggaaatattttatgatctatatgtcagtcgcacaggttttatttgaccatgacctcattttcaaggttcattgctcagtgtttagattttgtgttttggtctatttttcttaaactataagcaactatatttgttgtatggaagcttgttagatgtacatgtctgcctgacatggttcatctgaccttgacctcattttcatggttcattggtctttgtttagttatcttgcttaatgttaagtttatgtgacagtaaagtaataaagctttatatttaggactatcaacataatatcaatgattagtaaagaaggcgagacatttcagcgtgtgcactcttgtttaacataaattaggccgttagttttctcgtttgaattgttttacattgtcatttcggggccttttatagcagactatgcgtaatgggctttgctcattgttgaatgccatatggtgacctaaagttgttaatttctgtgtcattttggtctcttgtggagagttgtatcattgacaaacataacacatcttcttattttatatagcTTTATGTTTAAGACTATCAATATAAAATCGATGATCAGTAAAGGcatgtgtgcactcttgtcatgATTAAGGAGAAAACTAACAAGCTATGGATAAAACATATTCTAGTCAAACGCACCTGCCATGCGCTTGTTTTCAAACTCACAAATTCAGTGTTGACAGGCTGGTGATCCAAGTAGATATACTACTAAGACCACTTGACTTGAGGCCCGTCCATTCAATTTCAATGCAAAAGAGAATTTTACAGTAAATATTCTGATGAACAAATACCATATCAAGCagacaaaaaaaattaatgttatgTTGAGGTATTCCTATAAGATATTGTCCTTGttatttggtttctggtggagtgttgtctcatttgcaatcttcTCTCATATCATTCTTATCTCAATGTGTTTTTGTAGTGGGTATTTAATGCTAAAATTGTGTAATGTGAATTACAGATTATAGGGAGCAACCATATAACTTCAAGGGGGAGTTATGAATTTTCCATCTGAGTCAGAATTAGTTTTTGTGCAAAGCGAAagtgtgaaatttttttttctacgctattatttttttgtcctctgcttgacTGCAACATTTTTTCTTCATCACAATCAGGATCTCCCCCCTTGAAGTTGAATGCTTGTTCTATAATGTTTAAACatctcaaaataaaattgaaattgaaatgacCAATTGCATGAATAGATTTTAATAAATGAAGGTATCACATGGTTTTAATAGATTTAATTTGTTTCAATGTTAACAGTAAAGTTTGATAAGTTCATCACTGACAGCTGACGGTGTTAATACTCCTAAGTCTGTAAATAACAACGTGATGTATGCTGGGGGAGTGTAGTCAACCAATGGATGTTCTCGAAATAAATCTGTTGTTGTTTTCAGGGTACTGGCTTTGTACTGAAATAAATAGGTATAGATATatattcactggggtaaagctgatgaccgtaactgcattcacggtcatcccaagatgcattcacggtcatcccaagatgttggatgaaaaattaggtcagtatttgtattgtctgtttatgtgtttgtatatcattttctttacaaagcatacattgGTACTATGTAAAGttataaaagaaaatgatatagaaacacttaaacagacaatacaaatactgaCCTAATTATTCATTcaacatcttgggatgaccgtgaatgcagttacagtcatcagctttaccccagtgtatattgattttgttaatcAAGGTGTACCCATCATTGTTAACAATATCCAAACATAcatcatatatttacatttaaggtATTATGGTGTGAAAAATGAACATTCTCAAAGCATTCTCTAAAAGTTATATGCTCTTATCTTATtacacaattctatcatttagcttagcttctaatcacataatgGTGTTTCGCTAATGCGgagtaaagcaaacaacaatcaatcagcataatgatgttttttcctgtataatccatacaaaattttTCAGCTTAAGAAAATGCTTGGTCAcatttatctttattatatttttaatcatatcaaaataaatactACGTTTTGACAAAGTaagaacaaattctatcatttttaattcaTACTCCCATACCATCTTAAATAATCATGttcttaaaaagaaataaaatgaaattaactaTCAAATCCTAAAATCTCCCTTATTTGATGCCAATTTAATTTCATCATAATTTGTTCCCCTGGAAGTTGATATGAATGAACTTGATAACAACTATATCTGCCTTTTAGACGATGTTCAAGGTCATTTCCTACTGGTTAAGGGTAAAAGGCACAGAATTAACCACCAAGCTTTGACAAGTGACTGAAAAACATCATTGATTTTAGCTATGtacgtattttttttaatctttagttttcttcCTTGTGACTCTTTAATAGGGATTCTGAGAAAAAATGAAGATAAGAAGAGACTTCCAAAATTACTCAACAACCATCATACTTtctaatactgtggattcatttattttcgtgggtatcaattttcatggattgaggaaaactcgCAAtttcgttgatatttgatttcgtggttttgtcaatcTCTGCATGCAACACTTGTATAAAATTGGTATttcgtttaacatttaaattcatggttaatCTGTacccatgaaaattgatatccaacgaataataatgaatccacagtagtatttttcaaatatttaaaaacataaatttgtattactacagaccttgaAATCATCAGGAAGGTCATGCTGGTTCAAAGGATATAATCTTGTAAACTTGAAGCTTTCTGCCACTACATAAAATGGTTTATTCATTGCTTTAGCTGATAATCCAATGGAAAATGTACCAATCTGAAAGGGAAACAAAATTGTAATAATCTTATCTAACTTTCAATTGGAATTCTACAATGGTGCTTTTTCAAAGTCATTTTTTGAAAGTAAATGATTTCAACTATACTTCTGACCTAAGGCACTAGTTTGGAAATGGAATAATCATTTTGTATTGGTTGTAACAAAAGTAAAACTCGataacatttaaacattttggTGTGTATGAAAGATGATACATAATTTTTTGCACATGGTACTGTTTAtgattttgtatattaaatttctctaattcttcgtcaaatTATcactttctgcacccattgtataaaaaaaatttaatcaacgtgaagtttgtttgatctcagttcttcattggttaaaatccgattatgacgttgaattttcttgttttcctctgaatttcctattgtgagggcatgaaaaaaggcgaccatgcctgatgacgtcacatagaaagaacacatctttttgcagatcagtcgcaaagaaggaataagtttgcctctttattgtttgaaaatcataagagaaacagattccaccaccaaatcttgtgtaatacgatatttatccactctcgacagttaaattttaaatatttaaaacgctcggcgagtCTTGcggtttaaatttgaaaatttaactgtctcgagtggataaatatcgtatcacactcgatgcagtggtagaatctatatatatccaACACAAATCTTTAATTAATAACCTTTAGAGAAACatattccaccaccaaatcttgtGCAATACCATATTTCTCCACTcttgacatttaaattttaaatattaaaaaattggtAATTTAACTGTCTGGAGTGGTTACATAttgtatcacactcgatgcagtggtagaatctatattttaATCAACCACAAAGTTCTAAGTAACTAACCTTATTAATGATGCCACCACTCTCGACCACACCTTCAGCGCCTACTAACACAAGATCTATTTTCTCCATCACATACCTACAAAATGTACAGTACATCTTTAGTGCAAAATctcataattgaatacaaaaCATATAATGTTAACTTCAGTAGAAATAAtcaatggggaatgtgtccatgggacacagatgatgcccagGCTAGCATATAACCTTATAAAGAGTCATAACTCAAGcactgtaaaagtgacgctactcaaatttatacttgatctgagttttgtggtaataagcattgtctataaattttataatatttagttgaggcaaacttgagtaagagaacggaaatgataaattcagcattttttccatttgtaaaggggcataaccctagaactGTAAAAATGATGCCACCAAAGTTCAAACTTGATCCAAGTttagtggtattaaacattgtgtataagtttcataacattttgttgaggcaaactaaaggtagagaatggaaaccaaaatttcatcaatttaatatttgtaaaggggaataactctataATGGtgaaagtgatgccaccaaaattcaatttTGATCTGTGTATTGTTATCACCCCCAATAATTCAGTGTATACAAACACGTACAACACTTACCCAACAGCGGAGTCAAGTATAATGGTAGATGGTATACCAAGTTTTTGTAATTCTTCATGTGTTTTGTGTCTGAAAAAACAAACTGCTGCATTAATAACTTCTATGTATAATTCTAATAAACCCAACTTTATGTCTTATATATAGACATTTATCTGCTTCTCTGTAACATCTTTATCCCTTTGATAATAAAGAAATTGTCTGCAAACACTCCTGTTCTTTTTTAATAATCCATAACAATACTTCTTTATACTTTTTTCTACCATTAAATAATCAAGAATCATTTAAACCTGTTTTCTAAAAAATAGCTCAAAAGACTTATATActggattttgctttttccaccaGCCCACCCGTGCCCACTCCAGGTTTAATctcttttttggtaaaaatattgattataattgcttatctgcttttttcaattgattgttcttgcaagtcttttgattaaacaaaagaaatttgcatgcccactcctatgggtgggcagagtGGACAAGCTAGAAATTTTGCCCACCCGGTGCCCACTCCCACTGTGGACGGGTggacaaagcaaaatccacctGAGCTGTAGTGTATTTTCCCGCATTCCTTAATTTTTGATACAATTTCAATACCTATGAAGGTACTGTAAATATAGCCCCAAAAAGaaccttaaaataaatcaaaatattaatgAAATGTATAATATAGTTGTACCATGCATCAGGTACAACACAATCTACATTCTCACACAAGGGCTGTTCCAAATTTTAATGCTTAGTTGTGTGGTGGGGGTTAGGAGACAATTGTTTTAGACCTCAACCACccattaaataaaattttcattCAACTTACAAGTCtaacaaaattatttacaaaaatacaaacaccagtacacaatttattattttgagtgtcccccccccccccaaaaaaaaaaatgtgtttatattatGAACAGTCCTGACATGGAACAAGATAAATTATAGATACCCAGACTTGTTAGGCTGTGATTCAGCTACAAATACATTAAATCTTTTCTTGGCTTCTGCAGCCTCCTTCAGTACTTGTAATACAACCCTCGACTTGGAATTCGTTAAAATTGTCTACAATTGAAACAAATGTTATACAATAATGAGAAATTCTAAGCAAATGAAACGATGATGGTACTTGGAAAGTTTAAACTTGTTCCATTTAAAACTACCTTTAGCtgaaaattgatttttaaatatccccccccccccccctgaaattTTACATTCATGTTTTTGGTTATAATAACTGATACGACTTTTCTGCAATTTGTTGTATGTCTTATTGGTTAAAAATTAACCCCTAATAAAGTAATGAATTTTCTAGCTGTGTTAaggacctattggtggcctttggctatTTTCTGCTTCatagtcaggttgttgtcttttcGACACAtttcctgtttccattctcaatttaattttttcaGTCAGAGGAGACAAAAACCTTTAAtggaagaaaaaatattttagggAGGTTACATAAATTGAAACCTACAGTTCCATCTCTGATGAATGGATGTGTCACTTTGCCAATCTTTTGTCTTGACCCTGCTACTTTATCCAAGAACAAATTTCCTCTTTCAACCAACAGCTTCTTTAATTCTTGAATATTCTGgaataaaatcatataaattgagaataaacaaaaacaaagtacAATTAACCAACTGATTTTTGTCAGAGATTTATTTTGTgactaaaaaaatacaaatatattgtgaatatatgcatatatgtatttcaacacaaaaaaaaaatcaaacttgggtcatttcttaatacattaagaaaaagaaagagagttgtctctttaacaatcctaccacatcttcttactcttatagaaaaaatattttcaatttttttttaaattaaatatgggCAGGAATTCACTAATGCTACTTTAGTGtgacattgtaagaaaaaaataaaaatcattataaacttctaaattttttacaaattattgctACAAATGGTGTCCTTCTATTTGtaaccaaaaaaatcatttttaaacttGCGTCAGTTTGGAACCAAAGCAAATAATGAATTTGGAGCATGTAACATGGACTCTTTTTCCAAATTGAGATTAATGATTCCTTAACTTATTCAACAttcaatatcatatatattgatcACAAAACATTGTCTATCATCAAAACtctaaaatgtatattttcatttctttcagaaattttgtgaaaacaaGTTTCCTCTACTTTTCTGTCAATGTTACATGCAATGTTTAAGAGATAAATACAGtaagaatcattttttttctgaacatgTAAAGGCTCTTTTTCATTGTGTTACCCtcacattaaaaaattgtattaatatttttgcaattatCTCATTTCTGTCAAAAAATAGTGACTTAAATGTTGCATGTAACGTGGacacaaaaaatatgaataatgaaccatgccagaattgaccttaaaagatataaaaagccTCCAAACAACCATCtgaatgtaaattatacaattatactGCCACATTTCTCatatatgatattatttaaatagtGGTTAATACCAAAACCATTCACCTAAATTTCAGACA from Mytilus galloprovincialis chromosome 5, xbMytGall1.hap1.1, whole genome shotgun sequence includes these protein-coding regions:
- the LOC143075106 gene encoding translation initiation factor eIF2B subunit alpha-like isoform X1 produces the protein MEKQDILTYFTNLTNNEPDLAAAVAAIKTLIHLLEISKVETVQEMRESLKEAINILTETDSSTTSISSAGELFLRFISLKLTSLEYSNIQELKKLLVERGNLFLDKVAGSRQKIGKVTHPFIRDGTTILTNSKSRVVLQVLKEAAEAKKRFNVFVAESQPNKSGHKTHEELQKLGIPSTIILDSAVGYVMEKIDLVLVGAEGVVESGGIINKIGTFSIGLSAKAMNKPFYVVAESFKFTRLYPLNQHDLPDDFKYKASTLKTTTDLFREHPLVDYTPPAYITLLFTDLGVLTPSAVSDELIKLYC
- the LOC143075106 gene encoding translation initiation factor eIF2B subunit alpha-like isoform X2: MTDILTYFTNLTNNEPDLAAAVAAIKTLIHLLEISKVETVQEMRESLKEAINILTETDSSTTSISSAGELFLRFISLKLTSLEYSNIQELKKLLVERGNLFLDKVAGSRQKIGKVTHPFIRDGTTILTNSKSRVVLQVLKEAAEAKKRFNVFVAESQPNKSGHKTHEELQKLGIPSTIILDSAVGYVMEKIDLVLVGAEGVVESGGIINKIGTFSIGLSAKAMNKPFYVVAESFKFTRLYPLNQHDLPDDFKYKASTLKTTTDLFREHPLVDYTPPAYITLLFTDLGVLTPSAVSDELIKLYC